The Pseudanabaena sp. PCC 6802 genomic interval ACCCATTTGATTATCCCTCCGAGTGGTTAACAGAGGGAAGATATTGGAATGAAAATTACTTTCTTCGTGCATTTCTAGCTTACAATTCCGAATGGAGCATCCTATTTTTCAATACCTACGCGCACTACATGTTTAGCGATATAATAAAAGAGAAAATGCCTTTATGTATGAAGAATCCAGGCGGCAGCTTGTACATTCAACGCAACCAAATTGTTTAGTTGATATGGGTGCGATTTTTTAGATATCAAATTCTGCCAATAATACTTTCTTCTCACCCGGAGCGATCGATCTGCAAATCAATGGAGCTTTAGGTGCTTCTTTTAATGAATTGGATGCGGATACGGACGATCGCTTGTTTTTAGTGAGCGATGCTCTGGCTCCGTTGGGGTTGCCCGATGGCAGTTATCCTTGGGGTGCACGCGAGATCGAGGTCAAAAATGGCACGGCGAGGCGGGCGGACGGTACGCTCTAACTATGTTACCGTTGCTGGAATGCGTAAAGAATATGGTGAAATGGGGAATTTGCCTGCCCAATCGGGCGATCGCCACGGCAACAATCGCACCGCGTCAAGTACTCAACTTACCAACTGCTTTTCCTGTTATATAGCTGTAGACGGATCGGTTAGTACAGGGGGTGTGGGGGCACAGCCTCCACGCAGGGGTAGAACCCCTGCACCCCGTCATAATCTTTATGGCTTTGACATACTCACCGAGCTAAAGCAACGGTGATTCTTGACGCTTCACAGCTACGCGCTACCGAAGTAGTCTTACCATCGCTCCACGTCCGTTTAGAGTCTCCCAATGCCCTATGGCGACTAGCTACATCTTACCAAAAAGCCGTGCTAAAAGCACGGGGTTTTAGACCCAATTTTCTGATAACTATAGCTTGCCAGATGAGTCGTCAGCTAACTTGTCATCTCATCCGCCAGCAAGTGCATCCCAGGCTCTAGTTTGGCATTTGCACTCTGAACGTGAATTGGTTTGGCAGCGTCGATCGGGACTGGTTTAGAGTGCATGCGTATGATTGCCGCCAGAGTTTGTTTGAGCTGAGTGCGGGGCACCACAGCATCGACAAATCCGTGCTCTAAGAGATATTCCGCTGATTGGAAGTCATCGGGAATTTTTTGCTTGAGGGTTTGCTCGATAACCCGCCTGCCTGTAAAAGCAATCATGGCTTTCGGCTCTGCCAGGATAATATCGCCCAGCATGGCAAAACTGGCCGTGACTCCACCAGTGGTGGGGTGAGTGAGGATGGGAACATACAGCAGTCTCGCCTGACGATGCCGCTCTAAGGCAGCAGAGGTCTTCGCCATTTGCATTAAGCTTAAAATGCCCTCCTGCATTCTGGCTCCACCAGAGGCACATACAATCGCAACGGGCAAATTTTTCTGCGTAGCAGTCTCGATCAGGCGGGTTAACTTTTCCCCGACGACAGAACCCATGCTGCCGCCCATAAAGCGAAAGTCCATGACACCTAGAGCAATCCCAAAACCTTCAATACTGCCCAAACCGGTTACGACACTATCACTGAGACCCGTACTTTCCTGAGTTTCCCGCAGGCGGGCGCTATAGGGTTTGCGATCGCGAAACTCTAAGGGATCGCAGGAATGCAACTGACCGTTAATTTCTGTCCAACTGCCAGGATCGGTCAGTTGAGCAATGCGCTCGCTAGAGTTGACCTGCATGTGATGGCCGCATTCGGGGCAAACCATCAAGTTGTTGCGTAAGTCCTTGATATACGTGAGGGCAGAGCAAGAACTGCACTTATGCCAAAGCCCGTCAGGTATCTCTCGTTCTTGGTGTTGTTGACCCATGGGAGTTGCCTTGCGGCGATCGGCAAACCAATCGAACAACGACATAAATTTACTTAGCCATATAAACAGTATGCAAAGAGGCTCAAGCTACAGAAAAACTAGACTTAGCTTTTACTATGAGGTTAAAGCCTACCCTTTTGCAAATTTTAACATTTCACTGTCACACTCAAAATTTATGAATTTTCGCAGTGCCAAACGATACCAAATCCTTTGTAGTTCGCCCCTTTTACTCGAAGTCCGCACAGGCGGACTTTGTTTGTGTAGCCGTGACTTCCAGTCGCCAGGCAATCTTAGGGGTTAATTTAATGAGGATTTGGGATCGCACGTTCTACAGTGGGGACATTATTTAACTGCGCTTCCCCAATCTACTCGATATTTTCAATGTCTAAACTATCTTTGGGCTTAACTCGCTCTACCTGCGAATACCGTTCGATCGCTTCAGTAATCGCAAATAAACAATCTTGCAAGGGTCTGACCTTTTCCTGTAGCTCCTCTGAGGTAGTTTCTGACTTTTCCAGAATAACTTTCAGGCGCTCGATGTGTTTTTGGGTAGGCTCGCGCAGACTCGCAGTAATCACGGTCGGGCCGTATTCGCGTAGTGCTTCCTCTACCGTGCGCATTAGGTTGGTAGCCTGATTGCGCATATCCGCCATCCTCCGGCGTTCGGTATCCTCTTCCGCATATACTTCCGCTTCTATACGCATGCGTTCGATTTCACTAGCGCTAAGACCGCCGGTATTAGTAATACTAATACTTTGCTCTAAACCAGTATCGACATCGCGGGCGGACACGTTCAGGATGCCGTTGGCATCAATATCGTAGGAAACCTCGATTTGGGGCACGCCGCGCGGGGCAGGGCGAATCCCCGATAGCTCGAATTTACCCAGACTCTTGTTGTCTGCTGCCATAGCACGCTCGCCCTGCAAAACATGGATCTCCACAGTTGACTGGTTGTCTACAGCCGTAGAAAAGATCTGCCCCTTGCTGGTGGGGATAGTGGTATTGCGATCGAGGATTTTTGTGAATACACCACCCTGGGTTTCCAGTCCGATAGACAGCGGAATTACATCTAGAAGGAGTAAGTCTTTCACCTCACCACCCAGAATACCAGCCTGAATGGCAGCACCGACTGCTACAGCCTCGTCTGGGTTAACCGATTGTTCCGGTTTCTTGCCGTCAAAAAATTTACTCAGTGCTTCTTGTACTGCTGGAATGCGCGTAGAACCACCCACTAAGATAATGCGGTTGATTTCCTTCGGTACCATACCTGCATCTTTAAGTGCGTTGCCAATTGGCTCTAACGTGCTTTTGACCAGGTGGGCTGTAATTTCGTCAAATTTAGCTCTAGTTAGTTCGATATCAAGGTTTTTAGGCCCGGTCTCATCGCTGGCAATAAAAGGTAAGTTGATCAGACTAATTGGCGCGCTAGACAGCTCAATTTTGGACTTTTCCGCTGCTTCGCGCAGACGTTGCATGGCAGAGCGATCGCTGCTCAAGTCGATTCCAGTCGATTCTTTAAAATCTGAAACTAACCAGTTCACTACGCAAGCATCGAAGTCATCGCCACCGAGATGATTATTCCCAGAGGTAGCCTTTACCTCGAAGATACCCTCGCCTAGTTGCAAAATCGAGACATCAAACGTGCCACCACCGAGGTCAAACACCAGTACCATTTGCTCCTCATAGATCTTATCTAAGCCATAGGCTAAGGAGGCGGCTGTCGGTTCGTTGACGATGCGCAGCACTTCTAGTCCCGCGATCGTACCAGCATCTTTAGTAGCTTGTCGCTGCGAATCAGTAAAATAGGCGGGTACGGTAATTACTGCTTTGGCAACTGGCTCGCTCAGGTAGTTTTCGGCATCCTGCTTGAGTTTTTGCAAGATCATGGCAGAGATTTCTTGCGGCGTATATTGCTTGTCGGCAATGCTGACGTTGACCGTTTCATCTCTACCTTTAACCGTCGTGTAGGCTACGCGTTGCCGCTCGTCTTCGGTTTCATCCCAACGCCTACCAATAAAGCGCTTGATACTAAAAACTGTATTACTAGGGTTAGTTACGGCCTGTCGCTTGGCTACCTGTCCTACAATGCGTTCGCTCCCATCCTTGATAAAAGCTACAATGCTGGGCGTAGTTCTGCCACCTTCAGCGCTAGAGATTACCACTGGCTTACCGCCTTCTAGGACAGCAACGCAACTGTTTGTCGTTCCAAGGTCAATTCCAATTACTTTTGATGACATAAACTAACAGTCCTGAATAAAGCCAAAAATATCAATAATGAGGTCAACCTAAAGCTACCCATTTTCGCGGTCTAAAAGCACTAATACGCAATAGCTAATTTAACTATCTTCATTTGCACTTGCGTCGCTGCGATCGCTCCCTTGCGATTCGCTTGCTGTTGGTGTTGGCGCTGGTGCCTCGTCTGCAACTGCAACGCGCACCATAGCATGTCGGAGTACGCGCTCCCCTAGTAGATAACCCGGACGTAACTCATCCATGACAGCACCCTCCTCAAACTCGTTTGTTGGTTCTTGGGAAATAGCCTCGTGATAGTTAGGATCGAATTCTTCGCCAACACTGAGCATGCGCACGACACCTGCTTCCTTGAGGCATTTGACAAGTTGCTTGTAAACCGACTGATAGCTGTTGTGAATTACAGCTTCAGCGTCTGTTTTAGGCTTGATCTGGGACTGTGCCCTTTCAAAGTCATCAACAACAGGTAAAAACTTCTTCAGGATTTTAGCGCTGTTTCTTTCTTCCTGTTCTTCCTTATCGCGTTCGGTCCGCTTGCGGAAATTATCAAAATCTGCATATAGTCTGGTGTATTGACTGTTACGTTCCTCAAGCTGTTGCTTGATAGCCGTAACTTCTGACATTAGCTCTGCTAACTTGGGAGACACCTCGCTTTCTTCAGTGACTTGTACTTGGACAGGCTCGCTGGATACTTTGTCAGGCTCCTGGGCATCTGCAACCGCAGCAATCCCTTTATCTGCTAGTTCGTTTAGGGACTCTTCCAAGTCGAGATCCTCCTCCACAAGTTCTTCAATTCCAGGATTTTGTTTATCTTCTTCAATCATGTTTGCCTGTAGTTTTGCTCGCAACTTAGGGTGACTCAGCATAGCAATTATTATAGAAACTGGGTACAAAAACTAGCTGAATTTACGCCAGTACCTATAAAGTTGCTTTATTTTGACATTAGCTTTTATTTTGACATTATATAAAGCTGTTGATATCACGTTGCACTAGGATTGCAACAGACAAATAACTGCAAAGCGTTCCTTTGACGTAGGGGCAGTTTTTGTTCGGGCGCTCAGTAATAAGCGAAAACTTGTAGTTAAACCTGCCCGTACATAAAGTCCATCAATGAAAAATTTACAGGTGAAAGTATTTTGTGCAAATGCAAAATTCAAGCATGCTACAGGATAATTTATCAATCCTGTGCTTGCACGGGCATCCCGGCAGTGGGGATGCTATGTCAGTATTTACGCAGCACTTCTGGGATAGAGGATTTCGAGTTATTGCACCGGATCTGCGCGGCTATGGGCGATCGCAACGCCAGCACCCGATCGAGCAACCCTTCGCTATGCTAGAGCACTTAAGCGACTTAGTTAATTTGCTCGAAAATAGCCATATTGACCGATGCATTGTTTTGGGTTGGTCGCTGGGAGGCATTTTGGCAATGGAGCTAGCCCTTAAATT includes:
- the dnaK gene encoding molecular chaperone DnaK codes for the protein MSSKVIGIDLGTTNSCVAVLEGGKPVVISSAEGGRTTPSIVAFIKDGSERIVGQVAKRQAVTNPSNTVFSIKRFIGRRWDETEDERQRVAYTTVKGRDETVNVSIADKQYTPQEISAMILQKLKQDAENYLSEPVAKAVITVPAYFTDSQRQATKDAGTIAGLEVLRIVNEPTAASLAYGLDKIYEEQMVLVFDLGGGTFDVSILQLGEGIFEVKATSGNNHLGGDDFDACVVNWLVSDFKESTGIDLSSDRSAMQRLREAAEKSKIELSSAPISLINLPFIASDETGPKNLDIELTRAKFDEITAHLVKSTLEPIGNALKDAGMVPKEINRIILVGGSTRIPAVQEALSKFFDGKKPEQSVNPDEAVAVGAAIQAGILGGEVKDLLLLDVIPLSIGLETQGGVFTKILDRNTTIPTSKGQIFSTAVDNQSTVEIHVLQGERAMAADNKSLGKFELSGIRPAPRGVPQIEVSYDIDANGILNVSARDVDTGLEQSISITNTGGLSASEIERMRIEAEVYAEEDTERRRMADMRNQATNLMRTVEEALREYGPTVITASLREPTQKHIERLKVILEKSETTSEELQEKVRPLQDCLFAITEAIERYSQVERVKPKDSLDIENIE
- the grpE gene encoding nucleotide exchange factor GrpE, whose protein sequence is MIEEDKQNPGIEELVEEDLDLEESLNELADKGIAAVADAQEPDKVSSEPVQVQVTEESEVSPKLAELMSEVTAIKQQLEERNSQYTRLYADFDNFRKRTERDKEEQEERNSAKILKKFLPVVDDFERAQSQIKPKTDAEAVIHNSYQSVYKQLVKCLKEAGVVRMLSVGEEFDPNYHEAISQEPTNEFEEGAVMDELRPGYLLGERVLRHAMVRVAVADEAPAPTPTASESQGSDRSDASANEDS
- the accD gene encoding acetyl-CoA carboxylase, carboxyltransferase subunit beta, producing the protein MSLFDWFADRRKATPMGQQHQEREIPDGLWHKCSSCSALTYIKDLRNNLMVCPECGHHMQVNSSERIAQLTDPGSWTEINGQLHSCDPLEFRDRKPYSARLRETQESTGLSDSVVTGLGSIEGFGIALGVMDFRFMGGSMGSVVGEKLTRLIETATQKNLPVAIVCASGGARMQEGILSLMQMAKTSAALERHRQARLLYVPILTHPTTGGVTASFAMLGDIILAEPKAMIAFTGRRVIEQTLKQKIPDDFQSAEYLLEHGFVDAVVPRTQLKQTLAAIIRMHSKPVPIDAAKPIHVQSANAKLEPGMHLLADEMTS